The genomic DNA ACTTCTTAGAAACTCATCAATGATTTTCATTCCAAAtacagaaacacctggaaaaactcagcaggtctggcagcatcggcggagaagagcaaagttgacgttttgagtcctcatgtcccttcaacagaactaagtaaaaataggagaggggtgaaatataagcttgtgtgtgtgtgggtgtttgggggggggcggggaggtggtAGGTGAGAGATGGCGGCGCTTGAACATCTTCCCTTATAGCCTTTTGTGCATCAATGTCTAGTTATGCTTTATAatacttcccccacccccttaaaccagcttatatttcacccctctcctatttttacttagttctgttgaagggtcatgaggactcgaaacgtcaactttgctcttctctgctgatgttgccagacctgctgagtttttctaggtatttctgtttttgttttggatttccagcatccgcagtttttttgttatcTCAATGATTTTCATTCCTTGTGATGTAACTGCCTTGCCTTGTTATGTCCCTCTGCCTTGCAATAAAGTACATACTTAGGTTATATAGTGCCCAGGTAATATAGACTGCAGTTTTTTAATGGTTTTATTCACCGTAAGATCAATTATATTCGAtaaaatgctgtttttttttatctccaaGCCAAATGTTAGCTTGATGTAAAACTACCATGTAATTTGTGTCTTTCTCCCTTACAGAAAACAAGATGGTGGACCGTTTAGCAAATAGTGAGGCAAATGCTCGACGCATTGGCATGGTTGAGAGTTGTTTTGGAGCAGCTGGCCAACCTCTGACTATTCCTGGTCGAGTACTCATAGGTGAGGGAGTTCTTACAAAGCTCTGTCGAAAGAAGCCGAAAGCCAGGCAGTTTTTCTTGTTCAACGACATCCTTGTTTATGGTAATATTGTGATCCAAAAAAAAAAGTACAACAAGCAGCATATAATTCCATTGGAGAACGTTACAATTGATTCtattgaagatgatggtgagtTGCGTAATGGCTGGCTTATTAAGACTCCGACCAAATCCTTTGCTGTTTATGCTGCTACTGCCACTGAGAAATCTGAGTGGATGAATCATATTAACAAGTGTGTCACTGATTTGTTGTCAAAAAGTGGGAAAGTACCCAGTAATGAGCATGCTGCCGTTTGGGTGCCTGATTCAGAAGCGAATATATGCATGCGTTGTCAGAAAGTCAAATTCACACCAGTCAGCCGTCGACATCACTGCCGAAAATGTGGATTTGTTGTGTGCGGGCCTTGTTCAGACAAACGGTTCCTTCTTCCCAGCCAGTCCTCCAAACCAGTACGTGTGTGCTCCTTCTGCTATGATCTGCTCTCTACTGGCCAGCTGACTGCAACTCTGCCAAATCGCTCTGAGTTTTACCGTGGCTCTCTCCAGTCCCCTAGAAATTTATCtgatgaagatgatgatgatgacagcaGTGATTAAAAAATGAGATGTCAGCTTTGATATTTAAATAATTGGAGTAAAACTTCAAATGAACAGCTTTTGAGGTGTATTAACTTCAGATAAACTTCCTCCTGTGACAATTAGCCATAAACTATACCTGCAAACCTTAATACAAAACTTGTGCCTAAATGTTGGATATACTAATGGTTTCTACTCTATACCTTCTGCTGGAATACAATGCTTACTGAAAAATATCATTCTTGGCCATTTGCAACCATGATCAATTTTAGTTACTTGATTTACTTCCTGGCTgcacaaaaaataaataaatctatTGCTCTTCGCCTACATTATTTTGTATGATTTCCCAAATATTTAAAATCAAAAATCTCCTTTAATTGAAAAATGTTAATATTATGAAAAGGACTTTGGAAACTGCAATGTTGGTTTGAAGGGGAAACCTGAATACTCAGATTTAGCCAGGTAAACACTTAGATACACTTGACTGTCAAATATCAATATTGGCCAGATTGAAAAagaatgttgaagctttttgtttgACAGGACTAAAATGGTTTTATTTTGCATCAGAACTAAGTGACTGAAAAGTCAAATTTAATACTGCACATCTAGATTGGGACCTTAATGAGGAAAATGATTTATGTGGAAAAATCACAGACTTTCCACAATCTGCTGTTTTCCCCAAATATCTTgtttaatttcaaacagtgaagccACATTTTGTGGAGCTCTTCCACAGGTGGCCTGTTTAGTAAAAAGTCTGAAACCATTCTGTAAAATGGAGAATGTCATTAAATCAAGATTGTTGTGGGGAATGCTGATTTTCTTCTTACAGATTAAACGTCACTTAACATATATTTGTAGAGAAATGTCCCTGATTGTGCAGCAAAGTTTTTAATTAATGCTTTTCATGGATAGAATTTGAGTGCAATTCAAATGCCAGTTCACATCAACAAggtcactccacctctctctctctcttctccaccCCCGCCCCGCCCAACCAACCACATCAACCTCCTCACCAAATTCTTACATCCTTGGGATAGGAGCTGAGACTTGTTGGCTAGAGATTGACATTATCTTGGCATTTATCAAAAGCAAatgctgcagatgcaggaaatctgaaataaaaacataatgctggaaatacacagcatgtcaggcaacatctgtggagagaaataattAACGTTCCAagttgacctttcatcagaagtcTTTTGCTACTATGTTTAATTGTGTGTCTTGCCCTATTGCATGGCTCTcaacagtgctcatgctctgttTATATTGTAATACTCAAGATAATTACATTTAAAATTAATCAGCATAATCCAAAGCAGTTTGGCTGTGATTTTCAAATTACCAGAGCAAGCAAATATGAATTAATTTTACGCCATTGACTTCTATGGAATTAACACCATTACGTCATTATACTAACTGACTGGAAAACAGCATTGGAGAAACTGTAGAATCATTGATTGCTCCCGTGATCAAGAACAAACCATTTGTCAATATATGGCCAATACCGTCTTTGCTGCCAATTGGAAACTGAATTATAAGAAAGATTTGGAGTACTCTGATTTCCAATTACCAGCATGATGATGGCAGCATTCTTGAACTAGTGGGACCTATTCCAACCTTCATAGGTTGGAAGACATATATGTGAAGCATTCATAGTAGAACTGAAACAAGACCAAATATCATGTTATGATTTTCTGCGACATAATTTGTCAAAACATGGCATTTTAAAAAAACGTAGCACAAGTCTGTTTAGTTACTGAAATGCTTATTTAGTTGGATTAAACTAGTGGTGATTTTGAAAGCCCCAAGGGTTGTGCTTAAAATATTGAGCTAAAAGATCATGAACTGAAACCTGGCATTCAGGTATTAGTTTAATATTCCCTAAGCAGTGAATAGACTTAATTAGCTGACAATGTTTAACCAATTCACGCATGTAAGCAAGTtgactgtggagagaaagaggtaAACTGGAAATGTGAATTTCCTTAGACCAGGTAGTGCCTTGACATGCCAAGTGTTTCAAGGAAAACAAGCCCTTTGTACACTGTTATATAGGGAGCTTTATTACTAACTAGGTATTGTGTAAATATTTGGTAACGAGCTTAATCCTGTACAAAACTTGTCTTTCGCTTTCCCTTTTGTAAACAAGAATTAATTAGACTATTTTAAAAACCTAAATGAAACCTATTGAATGGTATCCTAACATTTGCATCACCAGTTGTGGAATAGGATGTAGGTTTGTGGTGAATATATTGTGATAGAAATACTCAACCTTTGCTAGCTtatgcattttttaaaacatCTATTTGCAACATTAGTCTAATGATGTGAAACATTTATAATAGCAAACCACAATAGAGTTAGTGCTCCATTATTCGCCAAATGCCTATTTGAAGAAAACTAAAGCTGTCTTTAGATGCTGTGTTTTGATGTCCAGCGCCCTTGGATGAACAGTCATTGTCATCTACTGTGATACTGTGGTTCACTTTGTGGTAACAACAAAGATGTCACAAGTCGCATTAGATCTGTTCAGATCTTATCATCCTTACACCCACAGCTTTGACCAAACTCAGTTGCTGTTTCACATTTCTGGCTCACTGATAAACTGCTCTGTTTATACTGAAGCTCAGTATAAACTGGGTTGATGGGCAGTATTATGGATTTCAAGCTGCTATAAAAACCTGTATTTCAAACTGAGGTATTGAGAAGAAAAAAAAACCCAAGTATAACACTTGGCAAAATCCAAATTTTAAATGTGTGCAACATTTTTGCTGGAAGACGAACTCTCCTAAATTGGTGGTTCTTTTTCATAGGAGTGGCTTTAGTTCCTTTGTGTTCCTTTATAATATTCAAGGGATATTGCCTCAGATGTTTTTACTggagtgtttttttttcctgGTTGATAGTAAATAGGCAGTAGTATGAAATACATTTATAGTATTTAATACTTTTATTGCTTAAATTCTCTGTTTGACCTATTCTCACTTCCCTCTATTTTATCAGTAGTGGCGTAATGAAATGTTTTTTTAGAAGTAGCAGGAACTATAACTTTTTTCCTCCACTTTGACACCTACATGAATGCATACCCAGTGTTAATGAAAAGGATTGAGTTCCATTCGGCTGATTCTCCTAATTATCTTGCTGTATTTGAATGTACAGGTGCCTCAAATTGTGCTAATATGCTTGTGATTGGGTGAACTGTGACTAAACAGctgtgggaatttttttttaaagtattgatCCAGTGACCAAATCTGTTAAAACCAACTGAGCTGAGCCCTCATCCCCATCTTACTAAATTGAGAAATGCACTTATGATAAAGGACTTTTAAGTTCATGTTCTGACTTCCTGCAACACTTTTTTCTTCGGTTTCAACATTGCGAATCAACTAGATTTTTGATGGAGCTGTTGCACTTGAGTACTTAATGTACTGAATGTCATTCTGTGGCATGACTGCATGAGGTCACTGGGGCAGCTGACATTTTTAAAGATTGCACTGATTTAGCATCCTGAGAAACAATTTTTTTTGGCTAATTTTCAGTTGCTTATCAGCTGAATTTCGTGGAGTATCTGGAAAATATGTAGTACAATTTTCTGTGGCCTTTCTCATACATTCAGCTGTTGAAGTGGAGAAAAAAAAGCAAGTTTACACTTAAGATTAATTAACTTTCATTTTCTGTACACCACATCCTATTGGTGAGCTATCCTAGAAAGCCATGTTACTTCCAGCTATATTAAGCAATTGCTAAAGTTTAATGGAATGAAATTGAGATGATTAAAACCGATGTTCGAAAATCTTATTTTCTTAAGTTGTCTTTCTCAGGAGAAATCAGTGTACAAAGGGTACATAAAGTTAGATTTACAAAATCAGCTTGGTTACTGCCCTGTCTTTTGGCTTGCATTTTACAGGTGTTCTGTAATAGAAAGAAATAACTTTTTTGCTTTACAGTTCTTTAGTCAAGCTGTACCATTTTTGTATAATGTACCTTTTCAAATTTGGCACTTTATTTTGCTGACAATGTATGTCGCTTCATTAAGAATACTCCAAAAAATTATAAATGAGATATTAACCTCTTCATTTAATTTTCCCTTGCATATGTAGAAGCTTGCACTATACTGCGCTAAGTTGGAAGGTGTCAGTGAAATGTTTGAACTCTTCAACACAATGAAATGTTAATTATCTGCAGTTAATGATTATGGTGTTTTTGCAAGTTATTGCTTTTGAATTGTATATGTTGGTGTAGAATTCCTTCAGTTATTCATCTTCTAAAACTCAGATGTAGGTTTTTTTTGGTGTTGACTTAATGTGTAAACTCTTCAATCTTTTTGAAAGGGCTCAGTACTTTGTAACAGATGTATTTTGTTATGCAAATATATGTTGCATTGCTTGCCTAAAATACTTTTAGTGGATATCTGACACTAATAACAAGTTATAAAATGATGATTTAGGGCAGAATGTAATAAACTACAACTGaaattgtgtttaaaaaaaataaactgagCTGTTTTGTTCAGATTTTGGTGCATATTTAATCTAAGATGTCAGCATTTCAAGGTATGCAGTTCCTGTGACTATTAAAGCTATTTCCTTGCAATCTGGCCATTTTCTATTCTGTAGGAAAGTGGGTACCTGCACGAAATGTGCATAGCTTGCCAGACCACATTTTTTGTAACTTTTTTGGGAGGCATGTGAAAAATGTCTCAGTTTTGAATTGTCTTCAAAAAAACTTTATCCCATATTAAGGGATAATAAAATTGTCATCTAAATGCAAACTGATCACCGTACTGTCTACTGGACTTCAGTGTATTgctttaaaacagtgaaacatttgTCATTCTATTTTGACTCTCAAGTGCAAAGCCATTTGGATTTCACCAGAACATGCCTTAATCTAATGGGTTTAATTTGCTCTGTTCAGTCATCACATCTGTGCTCTGTAGTGAAGTAGTAAAGACTTGAAAGGCATGTAAATGCTGCCTGATCTACTGAGTATTACCAGCAATTTTTGTTATTTCAGATCTGTGACATTTGCATAGTGCCTTTAACAGAAAACTTCTTATGTACTTCATAGAGAAAAAAAGCATTACACTGCTTAGAATTTTAGGTTTCTGAAACATTTTGAACTATTCCTAAAATTCTAAGCAGTGTAATGCTTTTCTTTCTCTATGAAGTACATCAGAAGTGTTCTGTTAAAGGCACTATGCAAATGTCACAGATCTGAAATAACAAAAATTGCTGGTAATACTCAGTAGATCAGGCAGCATTTACGGCATGAGTTTACTTGCCTTTTTAATGCTGACATTTTTAAGACCGATATGAAATCACTAAGTTGGTCCTGTTTACACTGACCACAAATTTGGAAAGGTAATATTGCATACCAAAATACATAATTGGCTTGGAAATAAGCCACAATCAGTGTAAATCAAGGCACAAAATTTCTCATGTAAGACAGAAGCTTACGCTATCAATAGTACTGGTATTAAAATGTTCTTCCTTGGCTT from Carcharodon carcharias isolate sCarCar2 chromosome 6, sCarCar2.pri, whole genome shotgun sequence includes the following:
- the plekhf2 gene encoding pleckstrin homology domain-containing family F member 2 isoform X2 — its product is MVDRLANSEANARRIGMVESCFGAAGQPLTIPGRVLIGEGVLTKLCRKKPKARQFFLFNDILVYGNIVIQKKKYNKQHIIPLENVTIDSIEDDGELRNGWLIKTPTKSFAVYAATATEKSEWMNHINKCVTDLLSKSGKVPSNEHAAVWVPDSEANICMRCQKVKFTPVSRRHHCRKCGFVVCGPCSDKRFLLPSQSSKPVRVCSFCYDLLSTGQLTATLPNRSEFYRGSLQSPRNLSDEDDDDDSSD
- the plekhf2 gene encoding pleckstrin homology domain-containing family F member 2 isoform X1, whose product is MCYSTIFLRLHIERSLITAAIAENKMVDRLANSEANARRIGMVESCFGAAGQPLTIPGRVLIGEGVLTKLCRKKPKARQFFLFNDILVYGNIVIQKKKYNKQHIIPLENVTIDSIEDDGELRNGWLIKTPTKSFAVYAATATEKSEWMNHINKCVTDLLSKSGKVPSNEHAAVWVPDSEANICMRCQKVKFTPVSRRHHCRKCGFVVCGPCSDKRFLLPSQSSKPVRVCSFCYDLLSTGQLTATLPNRSEFYRGSLQSPRNLSDEDDDDDSSD